One bacterium DNA window includes the following coding sequences:
- a CDS encoding prepilin-type N-terminal cleavage/methylation domain-containing protein, with the protein MEIKKGFTLIEFIVAMAVGAILLVVAGVLQTTSSSLWLKGSNKVFLQTESSFALAIISKSVRHSNLAEVLDDGTTLQLTKVYRDQDNEITTFFLEGKDLKQQVDDEDSTVILKDIVDDVLFTFPAEDMYNNIIYRGVRVKMTLLKSKESFSSEKVIAMRNIAF; encoded by the coding sequence ATGGAAATAAAAAAAGGGTTTACTTTAATAGAATTTATTGTTGCAATGGCAGTAGGCGCTATACTTCTTGTTGTGGCTGGAGTGCTCCAAACAACTTCAAGTAGTTTATGGTTGAAAGGTTCAAATAAGGTTTTTTTACAGACAGAATCGTCCTTTGCTCTTGCTATCATATCTAAATCTGTTAGACACTCAAATTTAGCAGAAGTTCTTGATGATGGAACTACCTTACAATTAACTAAAGTATATAGGGACCAAGATAACGAGATAACAACTTTTTTCCTTGAAGGTAAAGATTTGAAACAGCAGGTTGATGATGAGGATAGTACTGTTATCCTTAAAGATATTGTTGATGATGTTCTCTTTACATTTCCTGCGGAAGATATGTATAATAATATTATATACAGGGGGGTTAGAGTAAAGATGACCCTTTTGAAAAGTAAAGAGTCCTTTTCGTCTGAAAAGGTGATTGCAATGAGAAACATCGCATTTTAG